A part of Candidatus Zixiibacteriota bacterium genomic DNA contains:
- the rpmA gene encoding 50S ribosomal protein L27 produces the protein MAHKKGVGSSKNGRDSNAQRRGVKVFDGQAVPAGSIIVRQCGTRLKPGYNVGLGSDNTLFAKITGVVKFERVGRSGKRISVYE, from the coding sequence ATGGCACACAAAAAAGGTGTCGGTTCTTCCAAGAACGGCCGTGATTCAAATGCCCAGCGTCGCGGGGTCAAAGTCTTTGATGGCCAGGCGGTTCCAGCGGGATCGATCATTGTCCGCCAGTGCGGCACAAGACTTAAGCCTGGATACAATGTCGGATTAGGCTCGGACAATACTTTGTTCGCTAAGATCACCGGCGTCGTGAAGTTTGAACGGGTTGGCCGCAGCGGTAAACGCATTTCCGTTTACGAATAA